In a single window of the Drosophila albomicans strain 15112-1751.03 chromosome 3, ASM965048v2, whole genome shotgun sequence genome:
- the LOC117568083 gene encoding uncharacterized protein LOC117568083 isoform X2, giving the protein MLLKIRHALLDITNQTAKQSVKQSAVIINNEIIISSGSILQPFVHPDGDGDRILHSLQQCKLVDVQDNTCDEGKLLRKLNYLVTFDRQRRPLTDRSAQQSGQVTHILTRYTAQPLYVFCAAEVSRNLHKILMNADSDSQDVLRSSFLVLTMRALKERESFKRFLQHIASYLRYLQPIHTLDDVLVMCSPFGLENFYKTISIGKVSNVMGSSLFGLSNALPLGCEGSAVFNNKLRLIGVIICTSFQREQENVNLTLAANFGYLLRDFMEQLGTPITMFNMSREPSNFAWERTIAVIESSGQQGTGTFIKVHNKRFILTCAHVVGQPNSKVLCRAIDREFHSDVIWCNPDENRPYDLALLTAPDDVPERHCVRLARNRAILGQTVYNAGFPYYVNFNFKYDFNPSIFQGRIIKCDHGAIMSDGSVQAGQSGGPMFDQNGNILGVCVSNIKHEDVVYPNINTAIPTFDIRQTLQEFARTSDVKVLSNLVASQDVRRVWSLEMPPIQSKL; this is encoded by the exons ATGTTACTGAAAATTCGTCATGCATTGCTAGATATAACCAATCAAACTGCAAAACAGTCGGTCAAACAATCGGCAGTTATAATCAACAACGAGATCATCATCAGCTCCGGCAGCATCTTGCAGCCTTTTGTGCATCctgatggcgatggcgaccgAATTCTGCATAGCCTGCAACAATGCAAGCTAGTCGATGTACAGGATAACACCTGCGACGAGGGCAAACTGCTgcgtaaattaaattatctgGTGACCTTTGATCGTCAGCGTCGTCCACTAACAGATCGAAGTGCACAGCAATCTGGTCAAGTGACCCACATACTGACCCGCTATACGGCGCAGCCTTTGTATGTCTTTTGTGCGGCAGAAGTGTCTCGAAATCTGCACAAGATCTTGATGAACGCCGACTCGGATAGCCAAGATGTCTTGCGCTCTAGTTTTCTGGTATTGACCATGAGAGCTCTAAAAGAGCGTGAATCTTTTAAGCGTTTCCTGCAGCACATCGCCAGTTATTTGCGCTACCTCCAGCCAATTCATACTCTGGACGATGTGCTGGTCATGTGCTCGCCTTTTGGTTTGGAAAATTTCTACAAAACCATTAGCATTGGCAAGGTGTCCAATGTAATGGGTAGCTCTCTATTTGGCTTATCCAACGCCTTGCCATTGGGCTGTGAGGGCTCAGcggtatttaataataaact TCGGTTAATTGGTGTTATTATATGCACATCATTCCAACGGGAGCAAGAGAATGTTAATCTGACTTTGGCTGCCAATTTTGGTTATCTGTTGCGTGATTTTATGGAGCAATTGGGCACGCCAATCACTATGTTTAATATGTCACGAGAGCCATCCAATTTTGCTT GGGAACGAACCATAGCAGTCATTGAATCATCTGGTCAACAAGGCACTGGCACATTTATAAAAGTGCATAACAAACGCTTTATTCTGACTTGTGCACATGTCGTTGGACAG CCCAACTCGAAAGTGCTTTGTCGAGCTATTGATCGGGAATTTCATTCTGATGTTATTTGGTGCAATCCCGATGAGAATCGACCCTATGATTTAGCTCTGCTAACTGCTCCTGACGATGTGCCTGAACGCCATTGTGTTCGTTTGGCTCGAAATCGTGCTATTTTGGGACAAACCGTGTACAACGCTGGCTTTCCGTACTATGTGAATTTCAACTTTAAGTACGATTTTAATCCGTCCATATTCCAAGGTCGCATTATTAAGTGCGATCACGGTGCAATAATGTCCGATGGCAGTGTGCAGGCTGGTCAAAGCGGTGGCCCAATGTTCGACCAGAATGGTAACATCCTTGGAGTTTGTGTGTCCAATATTAAGCATGAGGATGTCGTCTatccaaatataaatactgCGATTCCGACCTTTGATATCCGGCAAACTCTGCAGGAATTTGCCAGGACTAGTG ATGTAAAAGTGTTAAGCAATCTTGTTGCGAGCCAGGATGTCCGACGAGTTTGGTCATTAGAAATGCCTCCCATTCAAAGCAAGCTTTAA
- the LOC117568085 gene encoding NF-kappa-B essential modulator isoform X2 has protein sequence MAEEDSFVILGSSPLPSLYSHGNSLLHDALEYDGDGNGETAVAATENTAAIAAPVNLNQQNEIAELTKLNENSLPTTLPSEQNSLAASFLLGDVNPDVLKNSVYSQFPSLCSMQACAEDVVKLQTMMTEYVALKQTLDKVNHTMQEYYKITQKWREEASGREEAYKQKLQECQLQIDKLTEENRQLKKDVEWNLEQMRLVESIRQKEHDELRQSVSEKSSLISNMRVEIDKLQQHQVPSFEYVPEATTTESEYIKREEHELQVKDLKRQMSQLLAENLEINDMKKTYIDEINCLKVNLTSAEELFNATRADVNNLKAKDLQKDEEIAYLKTQIDIYRRDFEMERADREKNAGEKEQYLVDLRALQRRNQELIEALAESHKNSKSSYTPSTSASTSTVRDEQRPVLDPTGAAAKTADTEFRCPICSKSFNALTVLQSHVNDCLDKN, from the exons ATGGCGGAAGAGGATTCGTTCGTTATTTTAGGCAGTTCCCCTCTGCCGTCGCTCTACTCTCATGGAAATTCTCTTCTACACGATGCCCTGGAGTATGATGGAGATGGAAATGGAGAAACCGCAGTGGCTGCGACAGAGAATAcagctgctattgctgctccTGTCAATTTGAAtcaacaaaacgaaattgcggaactaacaaaattaaatgaaaacagcCTACCCACAACTTTGCCATCGGAGCAAAATTCATTGGCTGCCAGCTTCCTCTTAGGCGATGTTAATCCTGATGTGCTTAAG AACAGCGTATACTCACAATTTCCCAGCCTTTGCTCTATGCAAGCTTGTGCCGAGGATGTTGTAAAACTACAAACAATGATGACCGAATATGTGGCTCTAAAAC AAACTTTGGATAAAGTTAATCATACGATGcaagaatattataaaattaccCAGAAGTGGCGAGAGGAAGCATCTGGAAGGGAAGAGGCATATAAACAAAAGCTACAGGAATGTCAATTGCAGATAGATAAATTAACTGAGGAAAACCGACAACTAAAAAAGGATGTTGAATGGAATTTGGAGCAAATGCGTCTGGTAGAGAGTATCAGACAAAAGGAACACGATGAACTTCGTCAAAGTGTGTCGGAAAAGTCTTCTTTAATAAGCAATATGCGTGTTGAAATTGATAaactgcaacaacatcaagta CCGTCCTTCGAGTACGTTCCTGAAGCTACCACTACAGAATCTGAATATATTAAACGCGAGGAACATGAACTTCAAGTTAAGGATCTAAAACGACAGATGTCACAATTATTGGCCGAAAATCTTGAAATCAATGATATG aaaaaaacatatattgaTGAGATCAACTGTTTAAAGGTCAACCTGACAAGTGCAGAAGAACTTTTTAATGCAACGCGCGCCGAtgtcaataatttaaaagctaagGATCTTCAAAAAGATGAAGAAATTGCATATTTGAAGACACAAATCGATATTTATAGAAGAGATTTTGAAATGGAACGCGCTGATCGGGAAAAGAATGCCGGTGAGAAGGAGCAATATTTAGTGGATTTGCGAGCATTGCAAAGACGTAACCAAGAGCTCATCGAGGCTCTGGCTGAATCgcacaaaaatagtaaatctAGCTATACGCCGTCAACATCAGCTAGCACGAGCACTGTACGTGATGAGCAGAGACCG GTGTTGGATCCAACAGGCGCAGCTGCAAAGACAGCGGATACAGAATTCCGTTGTCCGATCTGCTCAAAATCATTTAACGCATTAACTGTTCTGCAAAGTCATGTTAATGACTGCCTGGATAAAAATTaa
- the LOC117568083 gene encoding uncharacterized protein LOC117568083 isoform X1: MLLKIRHALLDITNQTAKQSVKQSAVIINNEIIISSGSILQPFVHPDGDGDRILHSLQQCKLVDVQDNTCDEGKLLRKLNYLVTFDRQRRPLTDRSAQQSGQVTHILTRYTAQPLYVFCAAEVSRNLHKILMNADSDSQDVLRSSFLVLTMRALKERESFKRFLQHIASYLRYLQPIHTLDDVLVMCSPFGLENFYKTISIGKVSNVMGSSLFGLSNALPLGCEGSAVFNNKLRLIGVIICTSFQREQENVNLTLAANFGYLLRDFMEQLGTPITMFNMSREPSNFAWERTIAVIESSGQQGTGTFIKVHNKRFILTCAHVVGQCLQPNSKVLCRAIDREFHSDVIWCNPDENRPYDLALLTAPDDVPERHCVRLARNRAILGQTVYNAGFPYYVNFNFKYDFNPSIFQGRIIKCDHGAIMSDGSVQAGQSGGPMFDQNGNILGVCVSNIKHEDVVYPNINTAIPTFDIRQTLQEFARTSDVKVLSNLVASQDVRRVWSLEMPPIQSKL; this comes from the exons ATGTTACTGAAAATTCGTCATGCATTGCTAGATATAACCAATCAAACTGCAAAACAGTCGGTCAAACAATCGGCAGTTATAATCAACAACGAGATCATCATCAGCTCCGGCAGCATCTTGCAGCCTTTTGTGCATCctgatggcgatggcgaccgAATTCTGCATAGCCTGCAACAATGCAAGCTAGTCGATGTACAGGATAACACCTGCGACGAGGGCAAACTGCTgcgtaaattaaattatctgGTGACCTTTGATCGTCAGCGTCGTCCACTAACAGATCGAAGTGCACAGCAATCTGGTCAAGTGACCCACATACTGACCCGCTATACGGCGCAGCCTTTGTATGTCTTTTGTGCGGCAGAAGTGTCTCGAAATCTGCACAAGATCTTGATGAACGCCGACTCGGATAGCCAAGATGTCTTGCGCTCTAGTTTTCTGGTATTGACCATGAGAGCTCTAAAAGAGCGTGAATCTTTTAAGCGTTTCCTGCAGCACATCGCCAGTTATTTGCGCTACCTCCAGCCAATTCATACTCTGGACGATGTGCTGGTCATGTGCTCGCCTTTTGGTTTGGAAAATTTCTACAAAACCATTAGCATTGGCAAGGTGTCCAATGTAATGGGTAGCTCTCTATTTGGCTTATCCAACGCCTTGCCATTGGGCTGTGAGGGCTCAGcggtatttaataataaact TCGGTTAATTGGTGTTATTATATGCACATCATTCCAACGGGAGCAAGAGAATGTTAATCTGACTTTGGCTGCCAATTTTGGTTATCTGTTGCGTGATTTTATGGAGCAATTGGGCACGCCAATCACTATGTTTAATATGTCACGAGAGCCATCCAATTTTGCTT GGGAACGAACCATAGCAGTCATTGAATCATCTGGTCAACAAGGCACTGGCACATTTATAAAAGTGCATAACAAACGCTTTATTCTGACTTGTGCACATGTCGTTGGACAG TGCTTGCAGCCCAACTCGAAAGTGCTTTGTCGAGCTATTGATCGGGAATTTCATTCTGATGTTATTTGGTGCAATCCCGATGAGAATCGACCCTATGATTTAGCTCTGCTAACTGCTCCTGACGATGTGCCTGAACGCCATTGTGTTCGTTTGGCTCGAAATCGTGCTATTTTGGGACAAACCGTGTACAACGCTGGCTTTCCGTACTATGTGAATTTCAACTTTAAGTACGATTTTAATCCGTCCATATTCCAAGGTCGCATTATTAAGTGCGATCACGGTGCAATAATGTCCGATGGCAGTGTGCAGGCTGGTCAAAGCGGTGGCCCAATGTTCGACCAGAATGGTAACATCCTTGGAGTTTGTGTGTCCAATATTAAGCATGAGGATGTCGTCTatccaaatataaatactgCGATTCCGACCTTTGATATCCGGCAAACTCTGCAGGAATTTGCCAGGACTAGTG ATGTAAAAGTGTTAAGCAATCTTGTTGCGAGCCAGGATGTCCGACGAGTTTGGTCATTAGAAATGCCTCCCATTCAAAGCAAGCTTTAA
- the LOC117568085 gene encoding NF-kappa-B essential modulator isoform X1 has protein sequence MAEEDSFVILGSSPLPSLYSHGNSLLHDALEYDGDGNGETAVAATENTAAIAAPVNLNQQNEIAELTKLNENSLPTTLPSEQNSLAASFLLGDVNPDVLKNSVYSQFPSLCSMQACAEDVVKLQTMMTEYVALKQTLDKVNHTMQEYYKITQKWREEASGREEAYKQKLQECQLQIDKLTEENRQLKKDVEWNLEQMRLVESIRQKEHDELRQSVSEKSSLISNMRVEIDKLQQHQVPSFEYVPEATTTESEYIKREEHELQVKDLKRQMSQLLAENLEINDMKKTYIDEINCLKVNLTSAEELFNATRADVNNLKAKDLQKDEEIAYLKTQIDIYRRDFEMERADREKNAGEKEQYLVDLRALQRRNQELIEALAESHKNSKSSYTPSTSASTSTVRDEQRPVRVLDPTGAAAKTADTEFRCPICSKSFNALTVLQSHVNDCLDKN, from the exons ATGGCGGAAGAGGATTCGTTCGTTATTTTAGGCAGTTCCCCTCTGCCGTCGCTCTACTCTCATGGAAATTCTCTTCTACACGATGCCCTGGAGTATGATGGAGATGGAAATGGAGAAACCGCAGTGGCTGCGACAGAGAATAcagctgctattgctgctccTGTCAATTTGAAtcaacaaaacgaaattgcggaactaacaaaattaaatgaaaacagcCTACCCACAACTTTGCCATCGGAGCAAAATTCATTGGCTGCCAGCTTCCTCTTAGGCGATGTTAATCCTGATGTGCTTAAG AACAGCGTATACTCACAATTTCCCAGCCTTTGCTCTATGCAAGCTTGTGCCGAGGATGTTGTAAAACTACAAACAATGATGACCGAATATGTGGCTCTAAAAC AAACTTTGGATAAAGTTAATCATACGATGcaagaatattataaaattaccCAGAAGTGGCGAGAGGAAGCATCTGGAAGGGAAGAGGCATATAAACAAAAGCTACAGGAATGTCAATTGCAGATAGATAAATTAACTGAGGAAAACCGACAACTAAAAAAGGATGTTGAATGGAATTTGGAGCAAATGCGTCTGGTAGAGAGTATCAGACAAAAGGAACACGATGAACTTCGTCAAAGTGTGTCGGAAAAGTCTTCTTTAATAAGCAATATGCGTGTTGAAATTGATAaactgcaacaacatcaagta CCGTCCTTCGAGTACGTTCCTGAAGCTACCACTACAGAATCTGAATATATTAAACGCGAGGAACATGAACTTCAAGTTAAGGATCTAAAACGACAGATGTCACAATTATTGGCCGAAAATCTTGAAATCAATGATATG aaaaaaacatatattgaTGAGATCAACTGTTTAAAGGTCAACCTGACAAGTGCAGAAGAACTTTTTAATGCAACGCGCGCCGAtgtcaataatttaaaagctaagGATCTTCAAAAAGATGAAGAAATTGCATATTTGAAGACACAAATCGATATTTATAGAAGAGATTTTGAAATGGAACGCGCTGATCGGGAAAAGAATGCCGGTGAGAAGGAGCAATATTTAGTGGATTTGCGAGCATTGCAAAGACGTAACCAAGAGCTCATCGAGGCTCTGGCTGAATCgcacaaaaatagtaaatctAGCTATACGCCGTCAACATCAGCTAGCACGAGCACTGTACGTGATGAGCAGAGACCGGTAAGG GTGTTGGATCCAACAGGCGCAGCTGCAAAGACAGCGGATACAGAATTCCGTTGTCCGATCTGCTCAAAATCATTTAACGCATTAACTGTTCTGCAAAGTCATGTTAATGACTGCCTGGATAAAAATTaa